The sequence CACCGTCGGCCGACGCCGCCGCACTGCGGGCCGCTTTGGAAGTGGTCGGCCTGTCGGCGCTTCCGTTGCAGACGCCGGTGGGTCCTGGCGGCCGTCTGCTGTCCCAAGGGCAGCGAAGGCGCCTCGCCACGGCCCGCGCCGTACTGAGGCGTCCTCGGATCCTGCTGCTCGACGAGCCGGTGGCGGGCCTGGACCGCGCCACCGCCGAGGCGCTCCTGGCCGCGCTGCCCCGGGCGTTGCCGCAGACCGCGCTGGTGATCGCCCTCCAGGAACAGGACCTCGGCCTGCTGGAGGGCGCTGCGGATGCCGTCGTACGACTCGGACGGGCCGTGGAGCGGGCGTGCGCGTAGTCCCCGTACGGGGCTGTACCGGCGGCGCGCGGAAGGGGCCGAGGCCGCCTTCGGCCCTGGCCCCTTACTGTCGTTGCGTCAGTCGGTCTCGGAGTCCGGGATCAGATGCGTCGCCGCCTCCTCGGGCGATACCCCGGCGCCGTCCGTCCCCGGTCGAAGGCGAACCGGTCGGGTTCGAGGCTCACCCCTCGCCACCGCTCCGACGCGTGACGCCGGTGGTTCCCCCCGCCCAGGGCCTCTCCGGGGGCGAACAGCCCTCGTCCAGAGCCTGGTCATCCGCGGGTGGTCCAGGGTGCAGCGTCGTCTTGAATGTCCGGACACCGGCTCTTCACCCCCGCGTTGGTGATCCCCCGCCGTAGGAGTGGCCGACGAGGGCCACTGGACCGGAGATGGTCGCCAGGAAGTCGGACACCGTCTCGGCGTCCTGGGCGACACCGCGCAGCGGGTTCGGCGGGGCGTAGACGTTGTCACCCGCGTGAAGCGGAAAGGGCGAGGGGCGAGCTGAATCCGTGCAATCCGGGAAGACGCGTGCCGCACAAGCGCCTTTTCGGACAACCCCCGGTGCACTTGTCGGCAAGGCAACGGAGCAGCCGCGGCTTACGGTCGTCCACAACCGTACGAACAGTCAGATACAGGGGGCGGAGTGAGAATCCCTCTTTCCGATTCCGCGGATGCGTGCTCGATCGTCTTTCCCACGGAAGTCCATATCAGCGTGGCCGGCGAAGCGTGGGTACCGCTCCCCGCCGCGCTCCGTTACGACGTGGCCGACCCGTATGCCGTGCGCCTGTCCATGGGCGCCCCTGCGGCCCCTTCCGTCGACTGGGTCTTCGCCCGGTCGCTGCTCGCGGAGGGAATCCACCGGCCCACGGGAATCGGAGACGTGGTGGTCATCCCGCGGCACCGCCGCCGCCCGG comes from Streptomyces sp. FXJ1.172 and encodes:
- a CDS encoding SsgA family sporulation/cell division regulator, whose protein sequence is MAGEAWVPLPAALRYDVADPYAVRLSMGAPAAPSVDWVFARSLLAEGIHRPTGIGDVVVIPRHRRRPESVRILFRTRAGAALLAVHALVVTDFLRRSEALVPPGTEHHHIDVDRVIDRLTAGHE